A section of the Rossellomorea marisflavi genome encodes:
- a CDS encoding MATE family efflux transporter yields MTSITINGGPITMETTDSLFLKQPVKKVFLRYFFPSMFGLMVMAVNILIDGIFIGHGVGEIALAGVNVALPVFSLIFAIALWIGMGGGTLYSMHLGRSDHHAARSFFSLSVTAVITLLALLGFMGYVNMEAVGSLLGANSDTAPFAHEYLSVMFLFGWIIALEQVLSIFVRNDGSPVLSMISLVVMALVNIGMNYLTIFVWGLGVTGAAVSTVTGGAVGVLILLTHFIKKESSLRKPAFAWSLQRLFHIFSIGFPSLLAEMGMFVFVAGYNVTIAHLLGTDGVAAFSVINYLHSFMFITFFGIEAALQPMISFYHGARETGSIKDSVRIGEKAALILGIGLTGIGLVAAPLLVSLFGIESEEVRTMAIQGLRLFFLGYFFLGFNFVYMTYFQATGQIGASSLIILLRGFIFLVTFLLLLPALMGSTGVWLALPFAELTMTALLFFFVRRKTLSASPVSAKHPIHG; encoded by the coding sequence ATGACTTCTATCACCATCAATGGAGGTCCAATCACCATGGAAACAACAGACAGTCTATTTCTAAAGCAACCGGTGAAGAAGGTATTCCTGCGCTACTTCTTCCCGTCCATGTTCGGCCTGATGGTCATGGCCGTCAATATCCTGATCGACGGCATCTTCATCGGCCACGGCGTCGGTGAGATCGCGCTAGCGGGCGTCAATGTGGCCCTTCCTGTATTCTCCCTCATCTTCGCCATTGCACTCTGGATCGGGATGGGGGGCGGGACGCTCTACTCCATGCACCTGGGGCGCTCTGATCATCATGCAGCAAGAAGTTTCTTCAGTCTTTCCGTCACCGCCGTCATTACCCTGCTCGCTCTTCTCGGGTTCATGGGATACGTCAATATGGAGGCTGTGGGGAGCTTGCTCGGAGCGAATTCGGATACAGCCCCTTTCGCCCATGAATACTTGAGCGTCATGTTCCTTTTCGGTTGGATCATTGCCCTCGAACAGGTGCTGAGCATCTTTGTCCGGAATGACGGAAGTCCCGTTCTTTCTATGATCTCACTGGTCGTCATGGCGCTGGTCAACATCGGCATGAACTATCTGACGATCTTCGTCTGGGGACTTGGGGTGACGGGTGCTGCCGTCTCCACAGTCACAGGGGGAGCAGTCGGCGTACTCATCCTCCTGACCCATTTTATAAAAAAAGAAAGCTCCCTGCGGAAGCCGGCATTTGCATGGAGCCTCCAGCGACTATTTCACATCTTTTCCATCGGGTTCCCCAGCCTGCTGGCTGAGATGGGGATGTTCGTTTTCGTGGCAGGCTACAATGTGACGATCGCCCATCTCCTGGGGACAGATGGGGTGGCCGCATTCTCTGTCATCAATTATCTCCATAGCTTCATGTTCATCACCTTCTTCGGTATCGAAGCCGCCCTGCAGCCGATGATCAGCTTCTATCACGGAGCACGGGAAACAGGGAGCATCAAGGACAGCGTAAGAATCGGGGAAAAAGCCGCACTGATTCTTGGAATCGGATTGACTGGTATCGGATTGGTGGCAGCGCCCCTCCTTGTATCCTTATTCGGGATCGAATCGGAGGAAGTCCGAACCATGGCCATACAAGGCCTTCGTCTCTTCTTCCTGGGATACTTCTTCCTCGGATTCAACTTTGTCTATATGACCTACTTCCAGGCGACGGGCCAGATCGGGGCGTCTTCCCTGATCATCCTCTTGAGGGGATTCATTTTCCTTGTCACATTCTTACTGCTCCTGCCTGCCCTGATGGGATCAACCGGAGTATGGCTCGCCTTGCCATTTGCAGAACTGACGATGACGGCCTTGCTCTTCTTCTTCGTCAGGAGGAAGACACTCTCCGCATCCCCTGTGTCTGCAAAGCATCCCATCCACGGATGA
- a CDS encoding MerR family transcriptional regulator, with translation MRKRLKIGEISKLFKLSKPTLRYYDEIGLFSPKYTDEQNQYRYYGIEQFATLDAIIFLRKNGFAIKDIKEQLEKRSPEGTLDLLQRKLEETRQEIRDLEIISRKIQNKITTIKEGLSLLTETTVTIKEFSARSITYYYNEGPVDMIEKMDEIHLSDMERISQMSHVYDGFFTGDLGFVVDYPSLHEEGPVKYSRIFDLNEDHASPHFLRGGLYACYPYKGPYEDIKEAHLHVLDHIHTHGYIVDGEAIELYILDESVVKDENDYLTMIQVPVKRR, from the coding sequence ATGAGAAAACGATTGAAGATCGGAGAAATATCCAAACTCTTCAAATTATCAAAACCGACGCTTCGCTATTATGACGAGATTGGATTATTCAGCCCTAAATATACAGACGAACAGAATCAATACCGCTACTATGGCATCGAGCAGTTTGCCACGCTGGATGCCATCATCTTCCTGAGGAAGAACGGGTTTGCCATCAAGGATATCAAGGAACAGCTGGAGAAGCGGTCGCCCGAGGGGACCCTCGACCTCCTTCAACGGAAACTGGAGGAGACCAGGCAGGAGATCCGGGACCTGGAGATCATATCCCGCAAGATCCAGAACAAGATCACCACCATCAAAGAAGGACTGTCCCTCCTGACGGAAACGACTGTCACCATCAAGGAATTCAGCGCCCGTTCGATCACGTATTACTACAATGAAGGGCCCGTAGATATGATTGAGAAGATGGATGAGATCCATTTAAGCGATATGGAGAGGATCTCCCAGATGTCCCACGTCTACGATGGATTTTTCACTGGGGACCTCGGCTTTGTCGTCGATTATCCGAGCTTGCATGAAGAAGGGCCGGTGAAATACAGCCGCATCTTCGACTTGAATGAAGACCATGCCTCGCCCCACTTCCTGAGAGGAGGTCTGTACGCCTGCTACCCCTATAAGGGGCCTTATGAAGACATAAAAGAAGCCCATCTGCACGTACTCGACCATATCCATACTCACGGCTACATTGTCGACGGGGAGGCAATCGAGCTCTACATCCTCGATGAATCGGTTGTAAAGGATGAGAACGATTACCTGACCATGATCCAGGTTCCGGTGAAAAGAAGATGA
- a CDS encoding helix-turn-helix domain-containing protein yields the protein MELAGNLKRKREECRLSQDDVASKLNISRQSISKWETGKCYPDLDNLILLSDLYKISLDELIKGVKSFQERIIIKETGSVRSMWPWWVIFPAFGMLYGLVSMILNRF from the coding sequence ATGGAACTGGCCGGGAATTTAAAAAGAAAGCGTGAAGAGTGCAGGCTGTCCCAGGATGACGTTGCTTCAAAGCTGAATATCTCAAGGCAGTCGATATCGAAGTGGGAAACGGGAAAATGCTACCCCGATCTGGATAATCTGATCCTTTTGAGCGATCTGTATAAGATATCACTTGATGAATTGATCAAAGGGGTTAAAAGCTTTCAGGAGCGGATCATCATCAAGGAAACGGGGAGTGTAAGGAGCATGTGGCCCTGGTGGGTGATCTTCCCTGCATTTGGCATGCTGTATGGACTGGTGTCGATGATTCTAAATCGTTTTTGA